GTGAAAAAAGGTCAACACTACAAAAGAGATACTTTTTCATCTTTCCTCGGGGACTAAAAGCTGCGAATGCAAACATAGACATTCCAAAGGCCAAcagaacataaaataatttagggaGTATTCcatgtgataaaaaaaagagtaataagtTAAAATACCATTAAGAAGCAACTCTTTCGAGGTATTACAAATCGACTGCTCAGAAATTCAGCCTCCACATCATCACCCGTCTCATTCAGAACTAAGTTATTAAAGAGAGGGTGCACTTTTTGTTCACTATATTGCATTATCATTGACCCTGAAAATTAAGAATAGAGCATGAGTTGGCAGAGATTCGGTAAAGAACTTCACGAGTGCAACGGAGCAGAAGATTAAAAATCTAGCCTGTCAATTTCAAAGAGAGGCAGTGCCATAAATTTATGGCCCTTAAGCACTAATGTTCTAGTTCACATTCTTCGTAACAAAACcacaacttaacaaaataaaggCAATTGAATAAATTCTAATAGTTACGCCTATCAGTTAACACCTATCTGGAAGTTACATAATCAGAAATGGGATATCTTATAATCAACTGTAAAAAAATGGTACCCTAATCACTTATCGCTCTTATCATTAGATTGCTAAGAAAATCaagacaaataaaaagaaatatatatcttattgtCCTGTTTTCTATTATACAGAAGCAAAATCTATATTAGAGAGGAGGAAATGGAGTTCAGTACAAATAATGCAAcatttcatgattaagaaacCACCTTTGTCAACATTCAGCTTCTCATACTGATGGAAATCAAGGATAATCTCATAGAAAGGGGCATGCCAGTCCTGTCCCAGTTCAACAAAAGATTGTTGTGGAACACTGGGCGATACCAAGTCCCCACATTCTTGCAAAGACTCGGAATCACTCCGCATATTGCTCATTAGCTCCAAAAGAGCGGTAGCTCTCAGCAAGCATTTGTGTGCCTTCAGTAAGAAAGGCCTTGCTTCCTGCAACCACATGCACAGCCAAAGTCACAACCCACAATCACCACCACAACCCTCTAGAAGCACTAACCCACTACTACTTCATCAACTACTCAAGCATGTGTATCTATACGTATACAAAATACGGCATACAATTTCACATCTTCAACATGCTCATGGTCTCCAAACTCGAAAAGCTAGTCTCAACTAAACCATATtcactattcataaaataaaaaaaaactaaaccacATTCACAATAGCAATTGCAATAAAATTTTCCTACTAACACTTCCACCAGAACCAAACAACAAGAGTCAATACTTACCTGGTGTCGTTGTTCGGCAGCCTTTTCTCTATCATTGAGAGAGTGTGgtttcttctccttccgctTTCGCTTTCTAGAACTAGAAGATGAAACCCGAGATTCTTGAGCCAAGGCTTTGGATTCAAAGAAACGAGGATAGTATGCAGAAGGGGAAACCTGGAAGTGGGTGTAGGAGCGGTTCATGACACGAACCGGGTCGATGAAAACTGCATTCGAGTTTTCGAACTGGTAGATACCAGAATTCAAAAACGTAGAAAGCCCATCACCCATATTCGGGTGCTCCATTGATTCACTGGTCTCTATAAACAGGTAGAATTTTCTTCTGTatgataaaaaacagaacaatataagatatatatttccttttatttgtctCGAATTTCTTAGCAATCTAATGATAAGAGGGATAAATGATTAGGGTACAAATTTTTTTACAGTCGATTATAAGATAGGCCATTTTTGGTTATGTATCTTACAGATAGGTGGTACCTGATAGGCCTAACTATTAGAACTTATTCAattgcctttatttttttaagttgtggtTTTGTTACGAAGAATGTGAACTAGAACATTAGTGCTTAAAGGCCATAAATTTATGGCACTGCCTATCTTTGAAATTTACTCCTATAAGGTGGGGttaacataaaaacataaaccTTTCATATAGTTACTGCAGAACAGGGCAGGCCTTGGGAGGACTTCAACCTAGACTTTCCTTtcactttctattttattttcaaaggttttctttctttgtaaaaatattttctttcttttattttgaaaagtttatagaatcttttataaCCTGGGTTTTGCTCTAATACCACCCTGTAACGCCTATCCATGTGGTAAGACTTTTagaaatagttttagaaaataagacgGGAATTActgaactttttaaaattttccatttcctcCCTAGGATATAAAAAATTccataattaaaagataaacatgctttgtaaatttaaataagaGTTTATAGCAgaattctttaaattaaaatagtcaCTTTACAAAACATGATTTTGTACATTTATTAAAACCTGCCTAGGTTTCTGTCACATTTTCCTTGGGCCATGTCCGTCCTGACGCTTCGTCCTCATTTCGTTCTTGGGTAGGGcacacacaaaaacaaaatgagtcgaatactcagtaagcattacttcatactgtaaaaatatactaacatagattttcattcatgcatttatcattcctctacatattttatataaaacatttctttgaaaatattacaaggTGGATTTTCATTGCTCAAAAACATTTCCAACATTGTACATTCCTTCCTAAAGCAACTAAATCATTTCATACATTCAATTAATTGTTATCACTTTCCTTTAGCcgatacacactattacgctcgtgtgttggggttaacAGTCTTTTAGACCCTATTCCACTTGTAGTCGCGGATTGAGAATCCCTCAGCCAAGGGGGTAGCACTAGGTGCACTTCTAGTACTACTTATTCAGCATTGCAATATGCCCTCatttggtaccatcattcatttaGACATGGTTGTTACGTaacttcatacattaaaacatccCTTCATTTCTAGTCCTTGCATTCATTCCTTCCactacttctcttttcattcttttcattcattagtccatttcattttataaaacaatatcatttcataacataaagcataaaacctcatcatttcatttcatagaaCATAAATacaataagtactatatataacatccatttcacatgcatacaactattcttGGGATGCATAAAAATGGGGTTCCAAAGAAGgtcattacatacatatactttAACATTAATACCTtagcatattttcataaaacatcattttgttTCATAGAAAACATTTCCGTTTCTTtcattgcataaaaagaaatagttttcttataaaagcatttcatttcattttcataaagagaaacaattcattttcattttcattttcataacatttagaaaactctagaagagtatgattatgaacataatacttacctggactccatgtcatcttcatttcatgcagtccattcatgtgcgtgtccgATGGCCAACTACATGCATTCATAACTTtacatcatttccttttcatttgcatttttttttactagtaTTTCCTTTTCATGTACATAAGAACATTAAACTTAGAACTTGCATGATAAAACTACTTTTAACTCTTAGTGTCTTTTCTTCCACGTGATCTGATCCTTCAATTCATTCTTTACTTAACTTCCTTCACTTAGACTAGTCATCGTCCAAATAATCTCCATCAACTATTTACTTGCATACTTCTTCATGGCCTTCTAATTGTACAAACTTACACCTCTAGGTATTCATAATatccatttcatttcacttataCAAGCCGCCATTTAGTCCTTGAAGcataatcattttcataaatccTAAGCCTAAACTATGAACCTAAAAGCCTAACTTCATTTCTAACTAATAAAGTGAGCTCTTATGCTTCACTTTAACCTCCAAACCAACACTCAACAAGCCTTACAAATTagtctcacttcatcattagatCCAAACTACAAATACAATATCATTCCTCATGCAATACCCTTCCTCCATACATACACAACCCAATCCAACATCAACTCAAGTTCTCATTCACTTTCTCACATACAAACATATAACACAATCCAAAACAAGTGTACATATACAATCCACCAAACATACACATGTATcatacccctttatcacctaagatcagcATACAATCCATTTAAGTATCCACTTGTTCTTACAAGCTCCATCCATACATAATACATTCAAAGTACACAAATCTGTCTAACACATTTAACCAATCAATTTACACAAGTACCCTACCCCTACCCTTTTTATCACCTAAAATCAACATACAATTCATTTAAAGCATTCATTTGGTTTTACAAGATTCATCCATACACAATACGTTCAGAGTACACAAATCTGTCCATACTAgaatcatcaacatatatacaGGGTTTCCAAGCTTCACTAGTCAATTCAATACATGACACACTTCAATACTTGGCACCAATTCACAGCATTCCACTTCAAACTTCCATACACATAATCTAATTTATAAAGTTACTAACATGCTTTGTTGCTCAACAATACACTAGGATTACTAGTGGCTTACAAAGTACAAGTTGGGACTACCCAAGTTGATCACCGgattaaagaaaaggaaagactTAAGAGCTGACTTACTataactatcaaaaaaaaaaaagagctgaCTTACTAAGCAAAATCgccaaaaacaaaattaggAAAGAGGAATCATATTCTCATTCGAACAGCCCCAAACTTAAGCGATTATCCTTAATTCATGTCTCCATCTTAATCAACTTATTTCACATAAACAGCTACTTGACCTCAAGACCAATATAATCATACACCAAGTTCACATAACAAAATCTGGAAACTGGCGGAGGTGTTGAGGGAAGTTGGAAAAGAAGAGCTCAAAGCAAAGGACGACGGTACCTCAACAGCACCACCAGCCTCGGTCGTATAGGGAGGCACTCCAACAACCCAGTCGTGAAGGTGTCAGAGGGAGAGGTAGCTCTGATGTATTGGCCTGCCCGAGAGTTGTAGGTCTACAAAAGTCATGTAGTGGTGTTGATTCCGTATATGCCCAGAGTATGGTGGAAGATGGCAGGGACGATGTCGGTCTAACTGAGGAAAAGGAGCAGTTTGTTTTGTATGAGATGAAGAGACAAACAAATGGGAGGTTCTTTTCAGGGAAGGCTAATGGGCTTCAGCAAAAAGTAAATGGACTTCAGCAAAATTCTAAAGGGAAGGAAATAATGGGTCTGGGCCTAGGCGTCTGGACCCAACCCATGGCCCAGCAAGGCCCTAACCCACACGCAGGCCCCGTGTGGAGGAGACGGAAGGGGAGTGATATAGCAGGCCCATTGGCGCACGAGGATCAACCACCATCGCCAGCGACGAGCTAGGGGTTTTTCTCAAAGGTGGTGGAGCCACCGACGGGCGTTTCTGAGCCGCCGGCGAGCACCCAAGGTGTTTTCTCAGGACAGAAGGGTGTGTCTAGCACCAGTATTGTCCCGCTTGTCGCCGAGGTGTCGGGACCAACACAAATGAGGTCGACGGAGGCAACTGGTGCCTCGACTGTTGCTACCTCATCGTTAAAAGTGCCAGCGGAAATTTTTGTAGACAAGGGGGTGGCACTTCGATGAGGCCGTGGGTGAAGTGACACTATCGCAGGGGGGTATCCACAGACTGAGTTGCTTGAGGCTTCTGCCTCTTTGATTGGTAGTCTTGTGTCAGAAAACTTACGATCGCAGGGGGGTATCCATAGATTGAGTCGACAGAGGCTTCAGCCTCTTTTATGGGTATTCTTGCGTCGGAAAATTTATCGGATAGTGGAGGAGAGGGCCCTCAGGGTAGTTACATGGAGATGGGCGACAGTCTTGGTCTGATGGCACCCAATCATGGCCCAAATTTCTCTGCCAACCCGAGAATGGAGGAGGTAGCTGGAGGGGTGTCGGATGACTTGAACCTGCAATTGATCCCCTGTGATGGAGTGTGCAATGACGGGGGAACTGCTGAACCAACCCCACTATGCACGATATCTCACAGTCTAAACTCAGAGAGGTGTATATCAGAGTGGGTGTTTAAGAAGATTGAGGAGTTACAAACTGTTCTTGGGATTTCTTGTGTTGGCTTTGAAGAGCAGTTTAGAGCCCTCCTTATAGCTATTGAAAATACTCGTTTGAAGTCAGCCACAAAGAGAGATAGTGAACTCAAAAGGCTCAAATGTACCATTAATTATGCAGCACATGAGGGAAGTGGAGGAAGGGATAGATTGAAAGGGAGGGGTGCTCTTTTTGTTAATGAAACCTAAGATCCTTTCTTGGAATGTGTGGGGGATTAATGATCGCAACAAGCGCCTTCGCATAAAATCTTTCTTGCGGCTGTAGAAGGTTGATGTTTTGGGTTTCCAAGAGACCAAGTTGCGTGTTATTGATAAAAGAATCATTCGTAATTTGTGGGGGTGCCCTTTTATGGGCTGGTCTTATTTGGCTTGTAGGGGAGCTTCAAGTGGCGTTGTTCTGATGTGGGACAAAAGAGTGGTGGAGGCAGTTGATGTATTGGGAATTTCCCGGTCGCTAGCTTAGttaaaaatgttgaagatgGGTGGGAGTGGGCTTTTGTAGGCACCTACGGGCCAAACATGGATAGAGATAGGAGAAGActttgggaggagttggcgggtcTATACTAtttatgggatgtgccgtggtgcataggtggggatttcaatattaCCCGCTTTCCCAGTGAGCAATCGGGTCGCTATTGGAACTCCTCGGCAATGGAGGAGTTCTCTGAGTTCAGATTTGATTTGGACCTCATGGACCTTCCCCTTGTTGGGGGTGAGTTCACATAGTCAAATAGCCGAGTATGCTCAAACCATCTTTCTATCTTGTTAGATTGCGGAGGTGTTCATGGGAGACgtcggtatttcaagtttgaaaatatgtggctaaCAGCTAAGGGTTTCTCAAAGAAGGTCCGTtcttggtggtcttcttatcagttcACAGGTACTCCcagtttcattcttgcaggtaaGCTAAAGGCTCTGAAGCAAGACCTAAAaaaatggaacttggaagtCTTTGGAAACATTGATGACCAGAAGACTGCCCTCATGGAGAAGCTACAGGAGTTAGAAGGGAGGGAAGTGTCGGGAGATACCTCTGAGGAAGCATTATTGAGGAAGAGTTCAGTTGTGACGGAACTGGAAAGGGTGTTGTTGATGGAGAAGACCTCGTGGAGCCAAAAATCCAAGGCACTTTGGTTAAGGGAAGGTGATGATGTACAAAATTCTTCCACAAAGTAACTAATTCACATAGGCGTAGCAATGCTATTGAGACGCTCCACTTAGGTACTCAAGTGCTCTCTTCCCCCCCAAAAATAGAAGACCATATTGTACATTATTATGAGAACCTCCTCATGGAATTGGCTTGCtagaggccgaagcttgatggtTTGTTGTTAGAGTCTATTGACCAGCAGAGTGCGAGTTGGTTGGAAAGACCTTTTGATGAAGCTAAAATTCATAAGGTCATTTGCGGCATGGCAAAGGATGAAGCACCGGATCTGGATGGCTTTTTGATGGGATTCTTTCAAGCTTGTTGAGACATTGTGAAATGTGATGTTATGCAGGTTTTCTTTAAATTCCACTCTTTTAAGAAATTTGGGAAATGTCTCAACGCGACGTTCATTACCCTCATACCAAAGAAACAAGGGGTTACGGCAGTTGAGGATTTCCGCCCCATAAGTCTTGTGAGTAgtgtgtacaagatcatttcGAAGGTTCTCGCAAATGGACTAAGCCCGGTTTTGGAACAAATTATttctaagcctcaaaatgcatttgttcggggaagac
This genomic interval from Juglans regia cultivar Chandler chromosome 3, Walnut 2.0, whole genome shotgun sequence contains the following:
- the LOC108994907 gene encoding methyltransferase-like protein 2 isoform X1 — protein: MAQGKCDRNLGRRKFYLFIETSESMEHPNMGDGLSTFLNSGIYQFENSNAVFIDPVRVMNRSYTHFQVSPSAYYPRFFESKALAQESRVSSSSSRKRKRKEKKPHSLNDREKAAEQRHQEARPFLLKAHKCLLRATALLELMSNMRSDSESLQECGDLVSPSVPQQSFVELGQDWHAPFYEIILDFHQYEKLNVDKGSMIMQYSEQKVHPLFNNLVLNETGDDVEAEFLSSRFVIPRKSCFLMSDLEQIHSLIPAESCCGFNLIVVDPPWENGSARQKSRYPTLPNRYFLSLPIKQLTHADGALVALWVTNREKLRGFVEKELFPAWGVTHVATFYWLKVKADGSLINDLDLFHHRPYECLLLGHCHREAMDSECLSKFKPVQHNQIIISIPGAYSRKPPIGGLLPEYFPGFKPTRCIELFAREMTSGWTSWGNEPLHFQDLKYFNRNG
- the LOC108994907 gene encoding methyltransferase-like protein 2 isoform X3; its protein translation is MEHPNMGDGLSTFLNSGIYQFENSNAVFIDPVRVMNRSYTHFQVSPSAYYPRFFESKALAQESRVSSSSSRKRKRKEKKPHSLNDREKAAEQRHQEARPFLLKAHKCLLRATALLELMSNMRSDSESLQECGDLVSPSVPQQSFVELGQDWHAPFYEIILDFHQYEKLNVDKGSMIMQYSEQKVHPLFNNLVLNETGDDVEAEFLSSRFVIPRKSCFLMSDLEQIHSLIPAESCCGFNLIVVDPPWENGSARQKSRYPTLPNRYFLSLPIKQLTHADGALVALWVTNREKLRGFVEKELFPAWGVTHVATFYWLKVKADGSLINDLDLFHHRPYECLLLGHCHREAMDSECLSKFKPVQHNQIIISIPGAYSRKPPIGGLLPEYFPGFKPTRCIELFAREMTSGWTSWGNEPLHFQDLKYFNRNG
- the LOC108994907 gene encoding methyltransferase-like protein 2 isoform X2 — its product is MESRRKFYLFIETSESMEHPNMGDGLSTFLNSGIYQFENSNAVFIDPVRVMNRSYTHFQVSPSAYYPRFFESKALAQESRVSSSSSRKRKRKEKKPHSLNDREKAAEQRHQEARPFLLKAHKCLLRATALLELMSNMRSDSESLQECGDLVSPSVPQQSFVELGQDWHAPFYEIILDFHQYEKLNVDKGSMIMQYSEQKVHPLFNNLVLNETGDDVEAEFLSSRFVIPRKSCFLMSDLEQIHSLIPAESCCGFNLIVVDPPWENGSARQKSRYPTLPNRYFLSLPIKQLTHADGALVALWVTNREKLRGFVEKELFPAWGVTHVATFYWLKVKADGSLINDLDLFHHRPYECLLLGHCHREAMDSECLSKFKPVQHNQIIISIPGAYSRKPPIGGLLPEYFPGFKPTRCIELFAREMTSGWTSWGNEPLHFQDLKYFNRNG